One genomic region from Leifsonia sp. Root1293 encodes:
- a CDS encoding D-alanyl-D-alanine carboxypeptidase family protein, with protein sequence MPLSRRQVYRRRRILVFSALALVLAAVIYGTTTLTAAVPATAASVTQPTVATQPAAQLTWPDFGSGAVGAVGFDGLLGSHGDPDAAVPIASITKVITALVVLEAKPIAAGEEGPSITYTDADVDIYYDQVAENASVAPVSSGLQLSEKQSLTVMLLPSAGNYSESLAIWAYGSVDAYLDAANAWVDDHGLANTTVADTSGLSDDSSSSPTDLVALAKIAVADPTLMSIVSQESADIPGVGVVKNTNNMLGTHGVDGMKTGTNDNSGATLLFSAKYTVGSQTVTVVGAMLGGASMGDHDVLDAAVGTVLDGVAAGFHEVQLTTEGAPAATYKSLWGDTATAVSAKTASVLTWSDTAVSGVAKAEAVQAADDGDTVGSLTFTVGTQTVEVPLVLMGSIDGPDAGWRLSHPGEL encoded by the coding sequence ATGCCCCTCTCCCGACGCCAGGTCTATCGACGTCGCAGAATCCTCGTGTTCAGCGCTCTCGCTCTCGTTCTCGCTGCTGTCATCTACGGCACCACCACCCTCACCGCTGCCGTTCCGGCGACAGCGGCATCCGTCACCCAGCCGACGGTGGCCACCCAGCCGGCCGCCCAGCTCACCTGGCCCGACTTCGGCAGCGGCGCCGTCGGTGCCGTCGGTTTCGACGGGCTTCTGGGTTCTCACGGGGACCCTGACGCCGCGGTGCCGATCGCGAGCATCACCAAGGTGATCACCGCCCTCGTCGTGCTCGAGGCGAAGCCGATCGCGGCGGGCGAGGAAGGTCCGTCGATCACCTACACGGATGCCGATGTCGACATCTACTACGACCAGGTGGCCGAGAACGCGTCGGTCGCTCCGGTCTCATCCGGCCTGCAGCTCAGCGAGAAGCAGTCGCTGACGGTCATGCTGCTGCCGTCTGCCGGCAACTACAGCGAGTCGCTGGCGATCTGGGCGTATGGATCCGTGGACGCCTACCTGGACGCCGCCAACGCGTGGGTCGACGATCACGGCCTGGCCAACACGACAGTCGCAGACACCAGCGGCTTGAGCGACGACAGCTCGAGCAGTCCGACCGATCTCGTCGCCCTCGCGAAGATCGCAGTGGCCGATCCGACTCTCATGTCGATCGTGTCGCAGGAGTCGGCCGACATCCCCGGCGTCGGAGTCGTGAAGAACACCAACAACATGCTCGGCACTCACGGGGTCGATGGAATGAAGACCGGAACCAACGACAACTCCGGTGCCACGCTGCTGTTCTCGGCGAAGTACACCGTCGGCTCCCAGACGGTCACCGTGGTCGGCGCGATGCTCGGTGGCGCCTCGATGGGCGACCATGACGTGCTCGACGCCGCTGTCGGCACTGTGCTCGACGGTGTCGCAGCCGGATTCCATGAGGTGCAGTTGACGACGGAGGGGGCGCCGGCCGCAACCTACAAATCGCTGTGGGGAGACACCGCGACGGCCGTGAGTGCCAAGACGGCGTCGGTCCTGACGTGGTCCGACACCGCTGTGAGCGGCGTCGCGAAGGCCGAGGCCGTGCAGGCCGCCGATGACGGCGACACCGTGGGCTCGCTCACCTTCACCGTCGGCACCCAGACCGTCGAGGTTCCGCTGGTTCTCATGGGCTCCATCGACGGACCGGACGCAGGCTGGCGCCTGAGCCATCCGGGGGAGCTGTAG
- a CDS encoding SGNH/GDSL hydrolase family protein: MTSETSSGPLHPWSRYVALGDSFTEGIGDPEPSRPGGHRGWADRVAEVLAQGSEDFAYGNLAVRGKLIQQILDEQVEPALALHPDLITISAGGNDVIRPGSDPDLVSAKFEQIIERLTSDRATVVIFTATDVGFSPVFRGIRGKVAIYNENIRTIATRYDCVVADQWGFTPIQDTRMWAPDRLHLNPLGHHEVARLVLSSLNVENSLEPMKPEPLPTATWRQARGEDIQWAREYLVPWVLRRIRHQSSGDHVLPKRPDAVPYEVLESGESTR; encoded by the coding sequence ATGACGAGTGAAACAAGTTCCGGTCCCCTGCACCCCTGGTCGCGCTACGTGGCATTGGGCGACTCCTTCACCGAGGGCATCGGGGATCCGGAGCCGAGTCGACCCGGCGGCCATCGCGGCTGGGCCGATCGCGTCGCCGAGGTACTCGCCCAGGGCTCCGAGGACTTCGCCTACGGAAACCTGGCGGTGCGCGGCAAGCTCATCCAGCAGATCCTCGACGAGCAGGTCGAACCGGCTCTGGCCCTGCATCCAGACCTCATCACCATCTCGGCCGGCGGCAACGACGTCATCCGGCCGGGTTCGGACCCCGACCTCGTGTCGGCGAAGTTCGAGCAGATCATCGAACGCCTTACGAGCGATCGCGCCACTGTCGTCATCTTCACGGCGACGGATGTCGGCTTCTCGCCCGTGTTCCGGGGCATCAGGGGCAAGGTCGCCATCTACAACGAGAACATCCGCACCATCGCCACTCGCTACGACTGCGTCGTGGCAGACCAGTGGGGCTTCACGCCCATCCAGGACACCCGCATGTGGGCGCCCGACCGCCTGCACCTGAACCCTCTCGGACACCACGAGGTCGCCCGGCTCGTGCTCTCCTCGCTCAACGTCGAGAACTCGCTCGAGCCGATGAAGCCCGAGCCGCTTCCGACGGCCACCTGGCGTCAGGCGCGGGGCGAGGACATCCAGTGGGCCAGGGAGTACCTGGTGCCGTGGGTGCTGCGCCGCATCCGTCACCAGTCGTCGGGCGATCACGTGCTTCCGAAGCGGCCGGATGCCGTTCCCTACGAGGTGCTGGAGAGTGGGGAATCCACCCGCTGA
- a CDS encoding DEAD/DEAH box helicase, which translates to MSTALPEGPIPGTAAAEHLSPAFPDRAAWGTATKLRAWQAEALDAYFEKQPRDFLAAATPGAGKTTFALRLAAELRGRGVIDRITVVAPTEHLKKQWADAAARAGIRLDPYFRNAHGSYGRHFHGVAVTYAQVAARAALHRELTQSGRTLVILDEVHHGGDALSWGDAIREAFEPATRRLSLTGTPFRSDTAPIPFVDYAPDEHGIRTSQTDYNYGYGRALADGVVRPVMFMVYAGSMKWRTRAGDEMEARLGEGNTKDITSQAWRTALEPKGEWIPAVLRAADRRLTEVRHTIPDAGGLVIATDQTMARAYAAILQDITGQPPTVVLSDEKEASDRIEQFAGNTSRWLVAVRMVSEGVDVPRLAVGVYATSSSTPLFFAQAIGRFVRARRRGETASVFLPNVPILMALAAALELERDHALDRRRDDEAEGDMFNPEDAMVAAANREERASEALTDEFSFEALAASADFDRVLFDGHEYGTLAEPGSLEELDFIGIPGLLEPEQVSDLLRTRQARQARRATDRRRSAPEDAEPEDVPLYRTIKEQRTLLSSLVGMWSKLSGEPHAMIHTELRRLCGGPAVPQASVTQLQARIEVLRKRLGRSH; encoded by the coding sequence GTGAGTACAGCGCTGCCGGAAGGCCCCATCCCGGGAACCGCAGCAGCAGAACACCTCTCTCCGGCGTTCCCCGATCGTGCAGCCTGGGGAACCGCGACCAAGCTGCGCGCCTGGCAGGCCGAGGCCCTCGATGCCTACTTCGAGAAGCAGCCACGCGACTTCCTCGCCGCCGCAACGCCGGGCGCGGGCAAGACGACGTTCGCCCTCCGTCTCGCGGCGGAGCTGCGCGGTCGCGGCGTCATCGACCGCATCACCGTCGTGGCTCCCACCGAGCACCTCAAGAAGCAGTGGGCCGATGCAGCGGCGAGGGCCGGGATCCGTCTCGACCCCTATTTCCGCAACGCGCACGGCAGCTACGGACGGCACTTCCACGGCGTCGCCGTGACGTACGCCCAGGTGGCCGCACGTGCCGCGCTGCACCGCGAACTCACCCAGTCGGGCCGCACCCTGGTCATCCTCGACGAGGTGCACCACGGCGGCGATGCGCTCAGCTGGGGCGACGCCATCCGGGAGGCATTCGAGCCGGCCACCCGCCGGCTGTCCCTCACGGGCACGCCGTTCCGCTCAGACACCGCGCCCATCCCGTTCGTGGACTACGCACCTGACGAGCACGGCATCCGCACCTCCCAGACCGACTACAACTACGGCTACGGCCGCGCACTCGCCGACGGCGTCGTTCGCCCCGTCATGTTCATGGTCTACGCCGGATCGATGAAGTGGCGCACCAGGGCCGGTGACGAGATGGAGGCCAGGCTCGGCGAGGGAAACACCAAGGACATCACCTCGCAGGCCTGGCGCACAGCGCTCGAGCCCAAGGGCGAGTGGATTCCCGCGGTGCTGCGGGCTGCCGATCGACGGCTCACCGAGGTTCGCCATACGATTCCGGATGCCGGCGGCCTGGTCATCGCGACCGACCAGACCATGGCGCGAGCCTATGCCGCGATCCTGCAGGACATCACCGGCCAGCCGCCGACCGTCGTGCTCTCCGACGAGAAGGAGGCCAGCGACAGGATCGAGCAGTTCGCCGGAAACACCAGTCGTTGGCTCGTCGCCGTGCGCATGGTCTCGGAAGGGGTCGACGTTCCGCGCCTCGCCGTCGGCGTCTACGCGACCAGCTCGTCGACTCCGCTGTTCTTCGCGCAGGCCATCGGCCGCTTCGTGCGGGCTCGCCGCCGTGGTGAGACGGCATCCGTGTTCCTGCCGAACGTGCCCATCCTCATGGCATTGGCCGCCGCGCTCGAACTCGAGCGCGACCACGCCCTCGACCGTCGACGCGACGACGAGGCCGAGGGGGACATGTTCAACCCCGAGGACGCCATGGTCGCCGCGGCGAACCGTGAGGAGCGCGCCTCGGAGGCCCTCACCGACGAGTTCAGCTTCGAGGCTCTGGCGGCCAGCGCCGATTTCGACAGGGTGCTCTTCGATGGCCATGAGTACGGCACCCTCGCCGAGCCCGGCAGTCTCGAGGAGCTCGACTTCATCGGCATCCCGGGTCTGCTCGAGCCCGAGCAGGTCTCCGATCTGCTCCGCACTCGCCAGGCTCGCCAGGCCCGTCGTGCGACGGACCGACGCCGCAGCGCGCCGGAGGATGCCGAGCCGGAGGACGTTCCGCTGTATCGCACCATCAAGGAGCAGCGCACCCTGCTCTCGAGCCTGGTCGGCATGTGGTCGAAGCTGTCGGGCGAACCGCACGCGATGATCCACACCGAGTTGCGCCGGCTCTGCGGCGGGCCTGCCGTTCCGCAGGCCAGCGTCACGCAGCTGCAGGCCCGTATCGAAGTGCTGCGCAAGAGGCTCGGTCGCTCGCACTGA
- a CDS encoding DUF4328 domain-containing protein, with amino-acid sequence MTHTPTPPPLPLGWHPAPDGSPAMWWWDGVRWIQPQNEPSPAPTSAVAIARLAIATQVLLVISAVTSVVTIGIETFGINAASRYLGGDDSAIRMIDSYDQLSSVFGILSSLSLLATGVLWMIWQYRVAKQFIGLTRRSPGWHVGSWIVPVVNLWFPYQNIADLWRAVGRTRPSWQIVWWLLWVLSNTVSTQSSRLTLNAQDLEQFQLAMSMSIVAETLLLAAAPLAWLTVRGITQGVLQRSSAPVVLAPAV; translated from the coding sequence ATGACCCACACTCCCACGCCACCGCCTCTGCCTCTCGGCTGGCACCCTGCCCCAGACGGATCGCCGGCGATGTGGTGGTGGGACGGCGTCCGGTGGATCCAGCCTCAGAACGAGCCGTCGCCCGCGCCGACGAGCGCCGTCGCCATCGCGAGGCTGGCGATCGCGACGCAGGTGCTGCTCGTCATCTCCGCCGTGACGTCCGTCGTCACCATAGGAATCGAGACATTCGGAATCAACGCCGCCTCGCGCTATCTCGGTGGTGACGACTCCGCCATCCGGATGATCGACAGCTATGACCAGCTCAGCTCCGTTTTCGGCATCCTGTCGAGTCTCAGTCTTCTGGCCACCGGCGTGCTCTGGATGATCTGGCAGTATCGGGTGGCCAAGCAGTTCATCGGCCTCACGCGGCGCTCGCCCGGCTGGCACGTCGGGTCCTGGATCGTCCCCGTCGTCAACCTCTGGTTCCCGTACCAGAACATCGCAGACCTCTGGCGAGCGGTGGGGCGTACTCGGCCCTCGTGGCAGATCGTCTGGTGGCTGCTATGGGTGCTCAGCAACACCGTGTCCACGCAGTCGAGCCGATTGACCCTGAATGCCCAGGACCTCGAACAGTTCCAGCTCGCCATGTCGATGAGCATCGTCGCCGAGACCCTCCTGCTGGCTGCCGCGCCGTTGGCCTGGCTGACCGTCCGTGGCATCACGCAAGGCGTCCTCCAGCGTTCCTCCGCACCGGTCGTACTGGCGCCGGCCGTCTGA
- a CDS encoding J-domain-containing protein: MSEDPQRAAWQYRIDQIAREEAIARGEDPDAAESASEPAVPSTRAERSAYVENSIQQAIRRGEFDNLPGAGKPLEGLDGQHDPDWWIRRKIEREQLTGLGPPALTLRVEHAQLEDTLDRLHRESDVRDAVEGFNRRVIEARRQLLGGPPVVTPTRDVDHEVHTWRARREARERQAADASSQLDQERRQPRRPWWRRTRG, from the coding sequence ATGAGCGAGGACCCGCAGCGCGCCGCATGGCAGTACAGGATCGATCAGATCGCCCGTGAGGAGGCGATAGCCAGAGGCGAAGACCCTGATGCGGCCGAGTCGGCGTCTGAACCAGCCGTACCCTCGACCCGGGCTGAGCGCTCCGCCTACGTCGAGAACTCGATCCAGCAGGCCATTCGGCGCGGCGAGTTCGACAACCTTCCCGGCGCTGGAAAACCTCTCGAGGGGCTGGATGGCCAGCACGACCCGGACTGGTGGATTCGTCGAAAGATCGAGCGCGAGCAACTCACCGGGCTGGGCCCGCCGGCGCTGACACTGCGCGTCGAACATGCCCAACTCGAGGACACGCTGGACCGCCTGCACCGGGAATCAGATGTGCGCGACGCCGTCGAAGGATTCAACCGGCGTGTGATCGAGGCGCGGCGGCAGCTCCTCGGCGGACCGCCGGTGGTGACGCCGACGCGAGACGTCGACCACGAGGTGCACACCTGGAGGGCGCGCCGCGAAGCCCGGGAGCGTCAGGCAGCCGATGCGAGCTCGCAGCTCGACCAGGAGCGCAGGCAACCGAGACGCCCGTGGTGGCGGCGTACCCGCGGCTGA